From Ignisphaera aggregans DSM 17230, the proteins below share one genomic window:
- a CDS encoding conserved hypothetical protein (KEGG: sso:SSO2202 hypothetical protein~SPTR: Q97WL4 Putative uncharacterized protein) produces the protein MSIEPIIVFGIPDTEIRLWEFIKELEIMINNLRWRWGRPPAHRIWVDSGGYQIMIKGLRIELTDIIDRYRELDADIYISLDHPPQELCTQSRDIVMKNITNFEKLYTKLDDKLIVPVIHCYKADLILEALDIYKSYGIKIIAFGGAVPPSLAKFGRGSRITPFLALTLLRKVFNGWIHALGIGGSPSMYQALKILGVNSLDSSSWRTKAAYGKVIIPGLGERYVGNGEASFGRKDLSKEELELLINALRATNFPFIDNVEDMVKTFYGRALINAWIIKYYADMLLPSNGYSWLINYIHIFKQQSIEELIEKLNFYVKNIQTN, from the coding sequence ATGTCCATTGAGCCCATAATTGTTTTTGGTATTCCAGATACAGAAATAAGGTTATGGGAATTTATTAAGGAACTTGAAATTATGATAAACAATTTGAGATGGAGATGGGGAAGACCACCAGCACATAGAATTTGGGTTGATTCTGGAGGATATCAAATTATGATTAAAGGTCTTAGAATTGAATTAACAGATATAATTGATAGGTATAGAGAACTTGATGCAGATATCTATATATCTTTAGATCATCCACCTCAAGAGCTATGTACACAATCTAGAGATATTGTTATGAAAAATATAACTAATTTTGAGAAACTATATACAAAACTGGATGATAAGCTTATAGTTCCTGTAATTCATTGTTATAAAGCCGATCTTATTCTAGAAGCATTAGATATTTATAAGTCATATGGTATTAAGATTATAGCATTCGGAGGAGCGGTACCACCATCATTAGCAAAATTTGGTAGGGGTAGTAGAATAACACCGTTTCTTGCCTTAACATTATTGAGAAAGGTTTTCAATGGATGGATACATGCATTAGGAATAGGAGGAAGCCCCTCAATGTATCAAGCACTTAAAATCTTAGGTGTAAATTCTTTGGATTCTTCGTCTTGGCGTACAAAAGCTGCATATGGTAAGGTTATTATACCTGGTCTTGGTGAAAGATATGTAGGTAATGGTGAAGCATCGTTTGGTAGAAAAGATCTTAGTAAAGAAGAATTGGAGTTGCTAATTAATGCTCTAAGAGCTACTAATTTTCCATTTATAGATAATGTTGAGGATATGGTTAAAACATTTTATGGTAGAGCACTAATTAATGCATGGATTATTAAGTACTATGCAGATATGCTTTTACCCTCTAATGGATATTCATGGCTTATAAACTATATTCATATTTTTAAGCAGCAAAGCATAGAAGAGCTTATTGAGAAATTGAATTTCTATGTAAAGAATATTCAAACGAATTGA
- a CDS encoding AIR synthase related protein (COGs: COG0611 Thiamine monophosphate kinase~InterPro IPR000728~KEGG: sso:SSO0237 thiamine monophosphate kinase, putative (ThiL)~PFAM: AIR synthase related protein~SPTR: Q980P9 Thiamine monophosphate kinase, putative (ThiL)~PFAM: AIR synthase related protein, N-terminal domain): MKEYIFGKAQLLKRFPKSVLEFFDDAGDIVINGNRILLKVDGFSFSRSKYEWCSYSDIGFKSISAAISDVVAKGCRPYAYAISIGLTQNDIANIDDIIDGINDAIKVYGGYIVNVDTNGGNDSWIDIFIIGTCNVLPVPRRIDALNYLILPRRIGDSVIAYMYQYNRELVSSMFNIVEPLLKCSCRPLINLEITRVIEKHRACIVGSIDISDTFAETLYDLSMVSQKGININISPTMIASINLLNFYRDIVRKREDIDLEELVLMSNEEYIPILVVKDYCIDDLLRDLECIGFHPMIIGYSKEYESDITWFGKKIRKIVWDHIATRIRGI, from the coding sequence TTGAAGGAATACATATTTGGTAAAGCACAGCTGTTAAAGAGATTTCCAAAATCTGTTTTAGAATTCTTTGACGATGCTGGTGACATAGTTATTAATGGTAATAGAATTTTACTAAAGGTTGATGGATTTTCTTTTTCTAGATCAAAATATGAATGGTGTAGCTATAGTGACATTGGTTTTAAATCTATCTCTGCAGCTATAAGTGATGTTGTAGCAAAGGGATGTAGACCTTATGCCTATGCTATCTCAATAGGTTTGACACAAAATGATATAGCCAATATTGATGATATTATCGATGGTATTAACGATGCTATTAAAGTGTATGGAGGATACATAGTCAATGTCGATACTAATGGTGGTAATGATTCATGGATAGATATTTTCATTATAGGAACTTGTAATGTCCTACCAGTACCTAGAAGGATTGACGCACTAAACTATCTAATTCTACCTAGGAGAATAGGTGATAGCGTAATAGCATATATGTATCAATACAATCGTGAACTAGTATCCTCTATGTTCAACATAGTTGAGCCCTTGCTAAAGTGTAGCTGTAGACCATTAATAAACCTAGAGATTACTAGAGTTATTGAGAAACATAGAGCATGTATTGTAGGCAGTATTGATATAAGCGATACTTTTGCAGAAACATTATATGATCTCTCTATGGTATCACAAAAGGGAATTAATATAAATATTAGTCCGACAATGATAGCATCTATAAACCTATTAAATTTCTATAGAGATATTGTTAGGAAGAGAGAAGATATAGATCTAGAGGAGCTTGTATTAATGTCTAATGAGGAGTATATACCTATATTGGTGGTTAAGGATTATTGTATAGATGACTTACTTCGTGATTTAGAATGCATAGGCTTTCATCCAATGATAATTGGATATAGCAAAGAATATGAAAGTGATATAACTTGGTTTGGAAAGAAAATTAGGAAGATTGTTTGGGATCATATAGCCACTAGAATTAGAGGTATATAG
- a CDS encoding Radical SAM domain protein (COGs: COG1964 Fe-S oxidoreductase~InterPro IPR007197:IPR000385~KEGG: smr:Smar_0795 radical SAM domain-containing protein~PFAM: Radical SAM domain protein~SPTR: A3DMN6 Radical SAM domain protein~PFAM: Radical SAM superfamily) has product MNETVRIVAQMDEKKGVVYVGKRIINIGGPVPSLRDNERLIRYTSSLCPHCFRILPAVIVERENKLYIRRICPEHGEIEEVYFGDSELFRRFEKFYFDGNGPGYVYTAATAPCPLNCGLCPLHKTHTALLNIVVTNRCDLSCWYCFYFAERAGYVYEPSIDDIVNMVEALRKQPNIVLTVQLTGGEPTLREDLVDIVRKLRELGVRHIQLNTHGIKFVQLYFEDVSKAIEYAKELRRAGVNTVYLSFDGVSPETNPKNHWEVPFILEVFRKAEMTSVVFVPTVIRTVNDHELGAILKIAANNMDVVRGVNFQPVSLVGMMRKQDRNRYRITIPEVIKLIEDQTNGEIDKDSWFPVPAEVPIARFLELLEPSKRAEFTTHPVCGAATYVYVKRDGKEIHFLPITRFIDAYGLLSYLESKYESLVNKPKALGKLLAATSILQIINKFVLWDKVPEDLKRDLRSILFDIFMKRDYSSLGRFHYKFLFIGMMHFMDEWNYDVERVMRCAIHYALPDGRIVPFCAFNIINDIYRDTPQKTYGIPLDEYLKKYGEKYLENKKYVRNKELIEKMTRSEIYRQFYSITNKQL; this is encoded by the coding sequence GTGAATGAAACAGTAAGAATTGTTGCACAGATGGATGAGAAAAAAGGGGTTGTATATGTTGGCAAGAGAATAATTAATATAGGAGGACCTGTTCCTAGTCTAAGAGATAACGAAAGACTTATTAGATATACATCATCTCTATGTCCACATTGTTTTCGTATTCTACCTGCTGTTATAGTGGAGCGTGAAAATAAGCTTTACATCAGAAGGATATGCCCTGAACATGGTGAAATAGAGGAGGTATATTTCGGAGATTCAGAACTATTTAGACGTTTTGAAAAATTTTATTTTGATGGAAATGGACCTGGGTATGTATATACTGCTGCTACAGCTCCATGCCCATTAAACTGTGGTCTATGTCCTCTTCACAAGACACATACAGCACTCCTAAATATTGTTGTTACAAATAGATGTGATTTAAGTTGCTGGTATTGTTTCTATTTTGCAGAGAGAGCTGGATATGTATATGAGCCAAGTATAGATGATATTGTAAACATGGTTGAGGCACTAAGGAAACAGCCTAATATTGTATTAACGGTACAGCTCACTGGAGGTGAACCTACTCTAAGGGAGGATTTAGTAGATATAGTAAGAAAGTTAAGAGAACTTGGTGTTAGACATATACAGCTAAATACTCATGGTATTAAATTTGTCCAATTATATTTTGAGGATGTATCAAAAGCTATTGAATACGCTAAAGAGCTTAGAAGAGCTGGAGTAAATACGGTTTATCTAAGTTTTGATGGAGTATCACCTGAAACTAATCCTAAGAATCATTGGGAAGTCCCATTTATTCTTGAAGTCTTTAGAAAAGCTGAGATGACCAGTGTAGTATTTGTACCTACAGTTATTAGGACGGTAAATGACCATGAGTTGGGTGCTATACTTAAGATAGCTGCTAACAACATGGATGTTGTTAGAGGTGTAAATTTCCAACCTGTAAGTCTTGTAGGGATGATGAGAAAGCAAGATAGAAATAGATATAGAATTACTATTCCAGAAGTCATCAAGTTAATTGAGGATCAAACAAATGGCGAAATAGATAAAGACAGTTGGTTCCCTGTACCTGCAGAAGTCCCAATAGCAAGATTTCTAGAGCTTTTAGAACCCTCGAAGAGAGCTGAATTTACTACGCATCCTGTCTGTGGAGCTGCTACATATGTATATGTAAAAAGAGATGGAAAAGAAATACATTTCTTACCCATAACTAGATTCATAGACGCCTATGGTCTTCTTAGCTATCTTGAGTCAAAATATGAGTCTCTTGTAAATAAGCCTAAAGCTTTAGGCAAATTATTAGCTGCGACTTCAATACTACAAATCATAAATAAGTTCGTTTTATGGGATAAGGTACCTGAGGACCTAAAAAGAGATTTAAGATCGATTTTATTCGATATATTCATGAAGAGAGACTATAGCTCCCTAGGTAGATTTCACTATAAATTCCTATTCATAGGAATGATGCATTTCATGGATGAATGGAATTATGATGTAGAAAGAGTTATGAGATGTGCAATCCACTATGCACTACCTGATGGAAGAATAGTTCCATTCTGTGCATTTAACATAATAAATGATATATATAGAGATACTCCTCAAAAAACATATGGTATTCCACTAGATGAGTATCTCAAAAAATATGGAGAAAAATATCTTGAGAATAAAAAATATGTTAGAAATAAGGAATTGATAGAGAAAATGACTAGAAGTGAGATATATAGACAATTCTATTCAATTACAAATAAACAATTATAG
- a CDS encoding conserved hypothetical protein (COGs: COG2403 GTPase~KEGG: smr:Smar_0142 hypothetical protein~SPTR: A3DKU5 Putative uncharacterized protein), which yields MVKKIILLGAGGRDFHNFNVLFRDNDEYHVVAFVVTQIPGIEYRRYPPSLAGRNYPNGIPIYPEEMLEELIRKYKVDEVVLSYSDLTYEELGRKISEILIKGVSFKLLNPYETMLETIKPVIAVTATKTGAGKSTISRAISLELKRRGINFVVVRHPMAYKDLEKNVVEIYRTMEDLDRYGVTLEEREEFEHYVRNGIVVMAGIDYGKILLEAEKRGDIILWDGGNNDLPFYRPWFMIVATDALRPGNEIGTYPGEVNIRLADIVIITKVSQAKREHVESIINNIQKVNRKAEIVRADLEVFVDRPDLVKGRRALVIEDAPTVTHGGLPYAAGYVAAIKYGAEIIDPRPYAKGVIKKIYEEYKNMGPVLPSIGYTHKQLEDLKDTINSIDCDVIILGTPINLDQIIKINKPVVHTFYELKIVEGPSIKEIVDMFLEKVNKNYSYQQG from the coding sequence ATGGTTAAGAAGATAATTTTACTAGGTGCAGGTGGTAGAGATTTTCATAATTTTAATGTATTATTTAGAGATAATGATGAATATCATGTAGTTGCATTTGTAGTTACACAAATACCTGGAATAGAATATAGAAGGTATCCTCCATCGTTAGCCGGTAGAAATTATCCAAATGGAATACCTATATATCCTGAAGAAATGTTAGAAGAGCTTATACGTAAATATAAGGTAGATGAGGTTGTTTTGAGCTATAGTGATTTAACATATGAGGAACTTGGAAGAAAGATTTCAGAGATTCTTATAAAGGGAGTTTCTTTTAAGTTATTAAATCCCTATGAAACTATGTTAGAAACTATTAAGCCTGTTATAGCTGTTACAGCTACAAAGACAGGTGCGGGAAAGAGCACTATTTCCAGAGCTATAAGCCTTGAATTAAAGAGACGTGGTATTAATTTTGTTGTAGTCAGACATCCCATGGCCTATAAAGATCTTGAGAAAAACGTTGTAGAAATCTATAGAACTATGGAGGATCTCGATAGATATGGAGTAACATTAGAGGAACGTGAAGAATTTGAACATTATGTTAGGAATGGAATAGTGGTAATGGCAGGTATAGACTATGGTAAGATACTTCTAGAAGCAGAGAAAAGGGGAGATATAATTTTATGGGATGGAGGTAATAATGATCTTCCTTTCTATAGACCATGGTTTATGATTGTAGCTACAGATGCTCTTAGACCTGGTAACGAGATTGGAACATATCCAGGTGAAGTAAATATTCGTCTAGCAGATATAGTCATTATAACAAAAGTTTCTCAAGCAAAGAGAGAACATGTTGAAAGCATTATTAATAATATACAAAAAGTGAATAGAAAGGCAGAAATTGTTAGGGCAGATCTTGAGGTTTTTGTTGATCGTCCAGACCTCGTTAAAGGCAGAAGAGCATTAGTTATAGAAGATGCTCCTACAGTTACACATGGTGGACTACCCTATGCTGCAGGATATGTAGCAGCCATAAAATATGGTGCTGAGATTATAGATCCAAGACCCTATGCTAAAGGCGTTATAAAGAAGATTTATGAGGAATACAAGAATATGGGTCCAGTGCTTCCAAGTATAGGCTATACTCATAAACAGTTAGAAGATTTAAAGGATACTATAAATAGTATTGATTGTGATGTAATTATCCTTGGAACTCCTATAAATCTAGATCAAATAATTAAGATAAATAAACCTGTTGTTCATACATTCTATGAGCTAAAGATAGTCGAAGGACCATCAATAAAAGAAATTGTTGATATGTTTTTAGAAAAAGTTAACAAAAATTATAGTTATCAACAAGGCTAG